The genomic stretch GTAGGTATCCCACCCGAGGAGATCTCAAGGATATTTCGCAGGTTCTATAGGGGCGATCGAAGCCGATCAGGGGCGGGATTCGGTCTGGGTCTCAGCATCGCCCAGGCCATCGTCCACGCCCACGGCGGCGAGATCCACGTCGATAGCTCCCCAGGCGAAGGGAGTACCTTCAAAATCCTCCTCAAAGCCGCCATCCCAAATAACACCTCCTCAGGATGAGATCAGCGGGCCATACGGGGCAACTCGAAGCGCAGGGTAATGTGAGTTGTAAAGCGAATGATCCCCCGTCTCCCCGATAATTTTCCAGATCTTCGCCATCATCTCCTGGACAAGTCCCTGATAGGCGGGATCCCCAGCAAGGTTTTCCATCTCATACGGATCATCGTCCAGATTGTAAAGCTCATCGAAATCGAACCCGTTGAACACGAACTTCCACTCCCCATCCCACAACACCCGCTGCGTCAGCTTATATCGCGTGCCGTGATACTCGGCATATCCGGTGGCGAAGTTCGCCGACTTGCCCTCGGGGTCCCTCAAAACGGGTGTGAAGGATCGGGAGTCGGGCACATCTATCGGATCGAGGCCAACCATCTCCAGGAGCGTGGGGCATAGATCGTGAAGTCCAACCCTGGCGTTCGTGACGGCGCCCTGAGCCACACCGGGCCCGCAGATGATAAGCGGGATGTTATAAACCTCCTCGAAGGCCGAGTAGTTCTTGCAATACAGACCGTGAGCTCCCAGGAGCTCGCCGTGATCGGTGGTGAAGACGATTATTGTGTTCTCCAGCTCTCCTCTCTCCTCGATCAGATCGATGAGTTTGCCGAACTGCTGATCTATCTCGGTGATAGAGGCATAATAGCATGTGGCCGCCTCCCGTTTCTCCCTATCGGTCATATCGGCCCATGTTCTGGCGGCTTTCCGGTAGATCCCCGGCTTATCGCTCAGGTCATCGCGCGCGTTGGGCGGCAGTTGTATCGAGCCATAAAGCCGAAACGCCTCCTGACCTGCTATGAAGGGATCATGAGGCTCGGAGACGCTGACGAAACAACACCACGGATCCGAACCCCGCGTGACCTCGTCGAGGAATTTTAGCGCCAAGCTGGTAGTGATCCCCATCCCCCGTTCCTCAGGCGGCTGATCCACAACTCCGTATAGAAGCTTCTCCTGATATCCTGGGGGGAGATTGATCTTCCTTGAGAGAAGGTATCTGGGAGTTGATGAACATTTGAGGATTGAGCTCCTATGTTTTCTATAAAGCTCCCCTCCGCTGACGCCGTTGACCTGCCAGCCGAACCTCTCAAGCCGGTTCGTCCTCTCGATATGCCATTTGCCGAAATATCCGGTTCGATATCCGGCCTGAGCGAGTCTCTGCGCCCAATGGGGCTTTTCGGTTCGAAGACAGCTCTGATCGGGATCCACGCAGTGAATGACCTCCAGGACCCCGTGATTGTGTGGCAGGAGCCCCGTCATCAGACTGGCGCGCGCCGGAGAGCAAACGGCGTTAGGCGTGTAAGCTCGTCTGAACCGGACGCCGCGTGATGCCAGGCGGTCGAGGTTAGGCATTATACAGGGATTGTCGGGCTCCAGAACCCGTCCCTGCATTTGATCCGTCATGAGAAACAAGATATTGGGCCGTTTTGACATCTCAGATCTCCTTTCAAAACGGGCGTTCTCTGGGCGATCACAAAGTTTATTCCGCTCGGGCGGATAAGTCAAGGGGTGATCCTCTCATCCGCCTCTATCATGCCATCGCGAAGATGGATTATCCTTTTGGCGTGAGCGGCTATGTCCGCCTCATGTGTGACCATAATTATGGTGTTGCCCTGGCGGTTAAGCTCCTCGAAGATCCTCATTATCTCCTGGCTGGATTTGGTGTCGAGGTTTCCGGTGGGCTCGTCGGCGAAGATGATGGAGGGGTTATTGACGAGCGCCCTTGCTATAGCAACACGTTGTATCTGTCCGCCTGAAAGCTCGTTGGATCTGTGGTGTATTCTATCGCCCAAACCGACCGCCTCAAGCGCTTCTATCGCTCGCCTCCTTCTCTCCTTACGGCTTACGCCGGCGTAGATCAAAGGCAGTTCCACATTGTGGAGGGCCGTGGTTCTGGGCAGCAAATTGAAGGCCTGAAACACGAAGCCTATCTTCCTGTTCCGTATCTCAGCGAGCTTGTTATCCGACAGCTTCCCCACCTCCTCGCCCTCAAGCCTGTATAAACCCCTGGTCGGTTTAGCCAGGCAGCCGAGGATATCCATGAGGGTGGATTTCCCCGATCCGGAAGGCCCCATGATCGCCACGAACTCACCTCTCTCCACATCAAATGAGACTCCCCTGAGGGCATGAACCTCAACCTCTCCCATCCTGTATATCTTCCAGAGATCCCTGACCTCGATCAGCTTCATCTCTTGCCCTCCTTCTTCTCCCTTTCCCTTCTCTGTTTCTCCTTAAGCTCTCTGATCTTGGCAAGGGTGCTGATCGAGGGGACATAGACCTCATCTCCCTCCTTCAATCCGTCGAGTATCTCCACGGAAGTCTGGCTTCTCTCCCCTATCTTGACATAGGTCTCTATCCCCATAAGCGCTTCGCCCTTCTTTTGCCTCTCACGTATCTCCTTGCTCAGCTTAGCCTCCTCCTCAGGGGATTTTCGCATGACGTAGTGCTTCCTCTCGGATCGGACGCTGGCGAAGACATGTTCGATCTTCTCGCCGTCTTTCGTTATGATATGAAGGTTATAGCTTCCCGTTTGGAGGCCGATCTCTGTTTCATCTATGAAGATCTCCATGTTCTCATCTTTTCTATCGGGATATATAGCATTTACCTTACCGGGATACTTCTTGCCCATCAGGGTCTCCACTTCAACCCTATCGCCTACCTTGAATTTCCCCAGATCCTCCTTCTTAAGGGAAGGTCTTACGATCATAATGTCTTTATCCAGCACGGTCTCAATGGGGAGTTGGAGGACATCGTCTCTATCATCGACTATGATATCCACGTCGGCGGTCATTCCGGGGCGGAGCTCAGAGGGCGATCCGAGCACCTCGACGACGACCTCGAACTTGATCAGGTTATCCTTAAACTGGCCGCTCGGAGCGACTTCGCTGACCCTGCCCTGGTATACTTTGTCGGGGAAGGTGCTGACCCTAATCTCAGCGGGCTGTCCGACCTTTATCTTGCCTATATCGACCTCGTTCACGTAGACCTTAACCACCATTTTGGAGAGATCCGCTATGGTCATGATAGGCGGGATGGATGCGAAGGCGGAGCGGCCTGAGATGACGATCTCACCCTCCTCGACGTTGAGTTGGGTGACGATGCCCGACATCGGAGCCGTGATGGTCGTCCACGCGAGCCTCTCCTCCTGGTTTTTGAGATAGCTCTGAGCCCTGAGCAACGCCGCTTTGGCGGTTGTCTCGGCGAGCCTGTTTATCTCCTCCTCGGCCTTCGCCGCCTCTTTGAGATGATCCAGCTTCTCCTGGGCGGTCTGAACC from Candidatus Poribacteria bacterium encodes the following:
- a CDS encoding sulfatase-like hydrolase/transferase; translated protein: MSKRPNILFLMTDQMQGRVLEPDNPCIMPNLDRLASRGVRFRRAYTPNAVCSPARASLMTGLLPHNHGVLEVIHCVDPDQSCLRTEKPHWAQRLAQAGYRTGYFGKWHIERTNRLERFGWQVNGVSGGELYRKHRSSILKCSSTPRYLLSRKINLPPGYQEKLLYGVVDQPPEERGMGITTSLALKFLDEVTRGSDPWCCFVSVSEPHDPFIAGQEAFRLYGSIQLPPNARDDLSDKPGIYRKAARTWADMTDREKREAATCYYASITEIDQQFGKLIDLIEERGELENTIIVFTTDHGELLGAHGLYCKNYSAFEEVYNIPLIICGPGVAQGAVTNARVGLHDLCPTLLEMVGLDPIDVPDSRSFTPVLRDPEGKSANFATGYAEYHGTRYKLTQRVLWDGEWKFVFNGFDFDELYNLDDDPYEMENLAGDPAYQGLVQEMMAKIWKIIGETGDHSLYNSHYPALRVAPYGPLISS
- a CDS encoding ABC transporter ATP-binding protein → MIEVRDLWKIYRMGEVEVHALRGVSFDVERGEFVAIMGPSGSGKSTLMDILGCLAKPTRGLYRLEGEEVGKLSDNKLAEIRNRKIGFVFQAFNLLPRTTALHNVELPLIYAGVSRKERRRRAIEALEAVGLGDRIHHRSNELSGGQIQRVAIARALVNNPSIIFADEPTGNLDTKSSQEIMRIFEELNRQGNTIIMVTHEADIAAHAKRIIHLRDGMIEADERITP
- a CDS encoding HlyD family efflux transporter periplasmic adaptor subunit gives rise to the protein MGVKGWGRRAAIGIVILLMITGGALYFFKFRHSSNDKDDIRVERVRRGRFVVKIRDTGNLEPLISVDVKSNVEGEIKRIYVKEGDYVHKGQILMKIDDRQILEQKKQAEADVNAAKAQLEQARKNTELAIARYQSQLKQYQAALESAKAAYEATKTTSAQLIAQAESEIKATENALEQDMIQLRQAQIALEQAKITLKQYETTLKSAQVNLENARAEYERMRELFKKKFVAKKEVEDAQLRYANAQTQYENALKNVEAQKKVIQSQEETIQARQKAIENRQATLQYQKDNLKKLKEARAAQEKQALLEVQTAQEKLDHLKEAAKAEEEINRLAETTAKAALLRAQSYLKNQEERLAWTTITAPMSGIVTQLNVEEGEIVISGRSAFASIPPIMTIADLSKMVVKVYVNEVDIGKIKVGQPAEIRVSTFPDKVYQGRVSEVAPSGQFKDNLIKFEVVVEVLGSPSELRPGMTADVDIIVDDRDDVLQLPIETVLDKDIMIVRPSLKKEDLGKFKVGDRVEVETLMGKKYPGKVNAIYPDRKDENMEIFIDETEIGLQTGSYNLHIITKDGEKIEHVFASVRSERKHYVMRKSPEEEAKLSKEIRERQKKGEALMGIETYVKIGERSQTSVEILDGLKEGDEVYVPSISTLAKIRELKEKQRREREKKEGKR